The Syntrophomonadaceae bacterium genome window below encodes:
- a CDS encoding transposase — protein sequence NHEAAAYVIARRGLGFKNEKIPRQLEQKYIKKKESFTLLPNWKKWSAVKKAAVAAIKKQKEVKSLVSWQHHRKQLTAG from the coding sequence AAACCACGAAGCCGCAGCTTACGTAATAGCCCGTCGCGGCTTGGGATTTAAAAACGAAAAAATACCAAGACAACTAGAGCAAAAGTACATCAAGAAAAAAGAAAGCTTTACCTTATTACCCAACTGGAAAAAGTGGAGTGCAGTCAAAAAAGCGGCAGTTGCCGCAATTAAAAAACAAAAGGAGGTGAAAAGCCTGGTTTCCTGGCAGCACCACAGAAAACAACTGACAGCGGGGTAA
- the larC gene encoding nickel pincer cofactor biosynthesis protein LarC: MKSLYFDCFSGISGDMCLGALLDAGVPLEWLEQELAKLMVGGYVLQVEKVRVQGIAATDVRVLVNEPQPMRHLSDILEVLHKSQLSPSVIEKAARVFLALAHAEAKVHGTDIDHVHFHEVGAVDAIVDVVGTIAGLEFLQIDQVLSSPLPVTSGWVNTEHGRLPLPAPATAELLTGIPVYGSPVQAELVTPTGAALITSLAGSFGLLPAATLMQTGYGAGKIRLSHPNLLRVFLIESSNLPGTRVDTVSVLETNIDDMNPELFSYLWDKIFAAGALDLVLTPTHMKKGRPGTVLTVICPPEKCQEISRLIMAETSTIGIRFRTEQRFVANRWKEEVNTPWGPVKVKYSQVVDPYTGQTRVKAAPEYEDCARLAEKARVSLLEIYQWTNKSTLKEARPHGHNP, from the coding sequence ATGAAGTCCCTTTATTTTGATTGTTTTTCAGGTATTAGCGGAGACATGTGCCTGGGGGCCCTCTTGGATGCTGGCGTGCCATTAGAATGGCTGGAACAGGAACTAGCCAAATTAATGGTTGGAGGATATGTTCTACAGGTGGAGAAGGTCAGGGTACAGGGTATTGCCGCAACAGATGTCAGGGTGCTGGTAAATGAGCCGCAGCCGATGCGCCACTTGTCAGATATTTTGGAGGTTTTACATAAGAGCCAGTTGAGTCCATCCGTTATTGAAAAGGCTGCCAGAGTCTTCTTGGCCCTGGCCCATGCTGAAGCGAAGGTGCATGGGACAGACATTGACCACGTGCATTTCCATGAGGTAGGCGCTGTAGACGCTATCGTAGACGTGGTGGGTACTATTGCCGGGTTGGAGTTTTTGCAGATCGACCAGGTGTTATCATCACCGCTCCCCGTAACATCGGGGTGGGTAAACACTGAACATGGCCGTCTTCCTTTGCCCGCACCGGCGACGGCCGAGCTGTTGACCGGGATTCCGGTTTACGGTTCGCCGGTTCAAGCTGAGCTAGTCACTCCTACAGGTGCTGCTCTGATCACCTCTTTAGCCGGCAGTTTTGGCCTCTTGCCGGCTGCGACCCTGATGCAGACAGGTTATGGTGCCGGCAAAATCCGGTTATCCCACCCAAACCTTTTGCGGGTTTTTCTGATTGAATCCAGCAATCTGCCAGGGACCAGAGTGGACACGGTTAGCGTCCTTGAAACCAATATCGATGACATGAACCCCGAGCTTTTCAGCTATCTTTGGGATAAGATTTTTGCTGCCGGTGCCCTCGACCTTGTCCTTACCCCAACTCACATGAAGAAGGGCCGGCCTGGCACAGTATTGACTGTTATTTGCCCTCCGGAGAAGTGCCAGGAAATTTCTCGTCTGATTATGGCTGAAACCAGCACCATCGGCATCAGGTTCCGAACTGAACAGCGCTTTGTTGCCAACCGTTGGAAGGAAGAGGTTAATACCCCCTGGGGTCCTGTTAAGGTCAAATACAGCCAGGTTGTCGATCCCTATACCGGACAGACCCGAGTCAAGGCAGCCCCGGAATATGAAGACTGCGCCCGATTAGCTGAAAAAGCCAGGGTTTCCCTCTTGGAAATATACCAATGGACTAATAAGTCCACCCTAAAGGAAGCAAGGCCCCATGGCCACAATCCCTAA
- a CDS encoding DUF554 domain-containing protein, with protein sequence MLGTAVNILAIIVGVALGLALRKGLPERVINIAMQALGLGVVMIGIEMGLATNNILIVLTSIVAGAVVGELIGIECLLERLGERTYAMLGGKSADSSYGKAFLSATLLFCVGAMAIVGALQSGLEGRHDILYAKSLIDGITAIMLTSTLGPGVLLSVVPVGLYQGGITLLAGWLEPFFVTAIIAEMKATGGLLIIGIGLNLLGFQRIKVGNMLPAILFAMILAAMLHKAGFI encoded by the coding sequence ATGTTGGGAACGGCTGTGAATATCCTGGCAATAATTGTGGGTGTCGCCCTGGGGCTGGCCTTGCGAAAAGGCCTGCCGGAGAGGGTAATAAATATCGCAATGCAGGCCTTGGGTCTGGGTGTGGTGATGATCGGGATTGAAATGGGGCTAGCGACAAATAACATTTTGATTGTCTTAACAAGTATTGTGGCTGGCGCAGTAGTTGGGGAACTCATAGGTATTGAATGCCTGCTCGAAAGATTGGGGGAACGTACCTACGCCATGCTTGGCGGCAAGTCTGCTGACAGCTCGTATGGGAAAGCCTTTTTGTCGGCGACACTGCTTTTTTGTGTAGGTGCCATGGCTATTGTGGGAGCACTGCAAAGTGGCTTGGAAGGAAGGCACGACATACTCTACGCCAAGTCGTTAATAGACGGGATAACGGCGATCATGTTGACATCCACCCTCGGTCCGGGGGTCCTCCTGTCGGTGGTGCCGGTTGGGTTGTATCAAGGGGGAATTACACTTCTGGCCGGCTGGCTAGAACCGTTTTTTGTCACGGCCATAATAGCAGAAATGAAAGCAACAGGAGGCCTGCTGATTATTGGCATCGGGTTGAATCTGCTGGGATTCCAGCGAATTAAGGTGGGAAACATGCTGCCGGCCATCCTGTTTGCGATGATTCTGGCTGCCATGTTGCATAAAGCGGGCTTTATATAG
- a CDS encoding aminotransferase class V-fold PLP-dependent enzyme, producing MWAIMIYLDNAAGTWPKPNEVQQAICDYLGSSGGNPGRGQYGSSTRATHRIWQARIQAARLFKTRDPGSWIFTNNTTHALNMALKGVLKPGDHVITTSMEHNSVLRPLRKMDRIGVETTLVQADVTGRIDPAKVRAQVKENTRLIAITHASNVTGAIMPVAEVAAIAKGYDLLLLVDAAQTAGVLPVYPEELGIDLLATAGHKGLYGPSGSGLLYVRPGLVMETLMEGGTGKDSDSEGQPEDGPERHEAGTLNLLGIVGLSAGMSFVEKTGLDKIRSHDKALATAFIEGLATVPRIKVYGPRAPEDRLGVVSVNLPPLAPDRVGFLLDRFYGIAVRTGLHCAPSAHRTIGTIPAGTVRFSFSFQNDLAQVETAIKALKDIASEN from the coding sequence GTGTGGGCAATAATGATCTACTTGGACAATGCGGCAGGGACTTGGCCAAAACCGAATGAAGTGCAGCAGGCAATATGCGATTACCTGGGAAGTTCCGGGGGAAACCCAGGCCGGGGCCAGTATGGCAGCAGTACGCGAGCGACCCATAGGATTTGGCAGGCAAGAATCCAAGCTGCAAGGCTGTTTAAAACAAGGGATCCCGGCAGCTGGATCTTTACAAACAACACTACCCATGCATTGAACATGGCATTAAAAGGTGTTCTGAAGCCAGGGGACCATGTGATCACAACCAGCATGGAGCACAATTCCGTGCTGCGCCCCTTGCGGAAAATGGACCGTATCGGTGTTGAGACGACCCTGGTGCAGGCGGATGTTACGGGGAGGATAGACCCGGCAAAGGTGCGGGCCCAGGTGAAAGAAAACACCAGGCTGATTGCAATCACCCATGCCTCGAATGTAACAGGGGCGATCATGCCAGTGGCAGAGGTGGCGGCAATCGCAAAGGGTTATGATCTGCTGCTGCTGGTCGATGCCGCTCAAACGGCAGGGGTTTTGCCGGTATACCCCGAAGAATTGGGAATTGATCTGCTGGCGACGGCAGGACATAAGGGCCTGTACGGACCTTCCGGCAGCGGTTTGCTGTATGTCAGACCGGGCCTCGTTATGGAAACCTTGATGGAGGGTGGGACCGGCAAAGATTCGGATTCAGAGGGGCAACCTGAAGACGGTCCGGAGCGCCATGAGGCCGGAACTCTAAATTTGCTTGGTATCGTAGGCCTGAGTGCCGGGATGAGCTTTGTCGAAAAAACCGGGCTAGATAAAATCAGGAGCCATGACAAGGCATTGGCAACAGCATTTATTGAAGGGCTGGCCACCGTTCCCCGGATTAAAGTTTACGGGCCACGAGCCCCTGAGGATAGACTGGGCGTTGTTTCAGTTAATCTTCCCCCATTAGCGCCTGACCGGGTAGGCTTTCTGCTGGATCGGTTTTATGGGATAGCGGTAAGGACCGGGCTGCACTGTGCTCCATCGGCTCATCGAACTATTGGGACCATTCCCGCCGGAACAGTGCGCTTCAGCTTTTCGTTTCAAAACGACTTGGCTCAGGTGGAAACGGCAATTAAGGCGCTAAAAGACATCGCGAGTGAGAATTAA
- a CDS encoding ParB/RepB/Spo0J family partition protein has product MVAVEHIDPNPYQPRRSFDDAKLEELAASIREHGVVQPIVVRPLGGGRYELVAGERRWRACRLLGMESVPAVVKDLSASQTTELALIENIQREDLSPLEEAGALRTLMQEFGFTQEQLALRLGKSRPYVANILRLLQLPNEIQVLVSQGQLSAGHARALLSIEEPQKMIVIGREIARRGLNVRSTEEMVRKIVNSDKTPRQGRKKTGVFPEADLEALVDELQSFLGAKVRIKVAGEGGRLEIEYYSKDDLSRVIDLILPR; this is encoded by the coding sequence ATGGTAGCTGTTGAGCATATTGACCCAAACCCGTATCAGCCAAGGAGGAGTTTCGACGATGCCAAGCTGGAAGAGCTGGCGGCTTCTATCAGGGAGCACGGAGTAGTTCAGCCGATTGTTGTAAGACCCCTCGGCGGAGGCAGGTATGAATTGGTGGCCGGGGAAAGACGATGGAGAGCATGCCGCTTGTTAGGCATGGAAAGCGTACCGGCGGTAGTAAAAGACTTGTCTGCCAGCCAGACCACGGAGCTGGCTTTAATTGAAAATATTCAGCGGGAAGATTTGAGTCCTCTTGAAGAGGCCGGCGCATTGCGAACATTGATGCAGGAATTCGGTTTTACCCAGGAGCAACTTGCTCTTCGTTTGGGAAAGAGCCGTCCTTATGTCGCAAACATCCTCAGATTGTTGCAATTGCCCAATGAAATTCAGGTCCTGGTTAGCCAGGGACAACTGTCTGCTGGTCATGCCCGAGCACTTTTAAGCATCGAGGAACCGCAAAAAATGATTGTCATCGGCAGGGAAATTGCTCGCAGGGGCTTAAATGTGCGGTCAACTGAGGAGATGGTGCGAAAAATCGTTAACTCAGACAAGACCCCCCGTCAGGGCAGGAAGAAAACAGGAGTGTTTCCCGAGGCGGATCTGGAGGCGTTAGTTGACGAACTGCAGAGTTTTTTGGGAGCTAAGGTTCGGATCAAGGTTGCCGGCGAGGGCGGGAGGCTCGAGATCGAGTATTATAGTAAGGACGATCTGTCCCGGGTGATCGACCTGATTTTGCCGCGTTAA
- a CDS encoding AAA family ATPase, whose product MGKVIAIANQKGGVAKTTTAVNLSTCLAMAAKKVLLIDLDPQGNASSGLGLSRLSTPNCIYDVIINGLPISSVVRRTEVDNLDLVPATMQLAGAEVELVPVAGRELRLKRALESIRLRYDYTFIDCPPSLGLLTLNALTAADDLLIPIQCEYYALEGLGQLMNTVGLVQKHLNPGLGIEGVLLTMFDARTNLAIQVVDEVKKYFKGKVYRTIIPRSVRLSEAPSHGKPIVLYDPKSKGAEVYTDLAREVMERD is encoded by the coding sequence ATGGGCAAGGTGATAGCCATTGCAAACCAGAAGGGCGGGGTCGCCAAGACCACAACTGCTGTTAATCTAAGCACATGCCTGGCAATGGCTGCTAAAAAGGTCTTGCTGATTGACCTTGATCCCCAGGGCAACGCCAGCAGTGGGCTAGGATTAAGCCGCCTGAGCACCCCAAACTGCATTTATGATGTGATTATTAATGGGTTGCCGATCTCAAGTGTGGTGCGCCGGACAGAAGTTGATAATCTGGATTTGGTCCCTGCTACCATGCAGCTGGCCGGTGCAGAAGTTGAGCTGGTGCCGGTAGCAGGCAGGGAGCTGAGACTAAAGAGAGCATTGGAGAGCATCAGGTTAAGGTATGATTATACCTTTATTGATTGTCCGCCTTCTCTCGGGTTGTTGACCCTGAATGCTCTTACGGCTGCTGATGATCTTTTGATACCCATTCAGTGTGAATATTATGCCTTGGAAGGGCTAGGGCAGTTAATGAATACCGTTGGTTTGGTGCAAAAACATTTAAATCCCGGTTTGGGAATCGAGGGTGTGCTCTTGACCATGTTTGATGCCCGGACCAATTTGGCTATCCAGGTTGTCGACGAGGTTAAGAAGTATTTTAAGGGCAAGGTGTATCGTACCATAATTCCCCGGAGCGTACGCCTCAGCGAGGCTCCCAGTCATGGTAAGCCTATCGTCTTATATGATCCGAAATCTAAGGGGGCAGAGGTTTATACTGATCTTGCAAGGGAAGTGATGGAGCGTGATTAA
- the rsmG gene encoding 16S rRNA (guanine(527)-N(7))-methyltransferase RsmG yields the protein MERLTQTEGLHGWGLLDIGLKHLALEPGEDQLCQFRRYAELLQEWNSKINLTAISDLEGIIVKHFLDSLLFWQEIKPGNHRRLCDVGSGAGFPGIPLKIMFPSLDVVLLEATGKKVKFMEMVIDDLSLKGITAVNARAEDYGRLASIRESFDIAISRAVATLAVIGEICLPLIRVGGIMVGLKGPDAKQEEAVASPVLEMLGGKSIKMNQASLPFLNYTRYCYVVEKSGITPDAYPRRPGIPEKRPLRV from the coding sequence TTGGAGCGGTTAACTCAAACTGAAGGGCTGCACGGTTGGGGTTTGTTGGACATTGGTCTCAAACATTTGGCACTGGAGCCTGGTGAGGACCAGCTTTGCCAGTTTCGCCGCTATGCGGAGTTGCTTCAGGAATGGAACAGTAAAATAAATTTGACTGCTATTTCAGATTTAGAGGGGATAATTGTCAAGCATTTTCTTGATTCTCTTTTGTTTTGGCAGGAGATAAAGCCGGGGAATCACCGGAGACTATGTGATGTAGGCAGCGGGGCGGGTTTCCCCGGAATACCTTTGAAAATTATGTTTCCTTCCTTGGATGTTGTGCTGCTTGAGGCTACTGGGAAAAAGGTGAAATTTATGGAAATGGTAATTGACGACCTCAGTTTAAAGGGCATTACTGCTGTTAATGCGCGGGCAGAGGATTACGGGCGGTTAGCGAGTATTCGTGAAAGTTTTGACATCGCCATCAGCCGTGCTGTGGCGACTTTAGCGGTAATCGGTGAGATTTGCCTTCCCCTGATCAGAGTGGGCGGAATTATGGTTGGGCTCAAAGGACCTGACGCAAAACAGGAGGAAGCAGTTGCTTCCCCAGTGCTGGAAATGCTGGGTGGTAAGAGCATAAAAATGAATCAGGCCAGTTTGCCCTTTTTAAATTATACCAGGTATTGCTATGTGGTGGAAAAGAGCGGAATTACCCCTGATGCCTATCCCAGGCGACCGGGTATCCCGGAGAAAAGGCCGTTACGAGTTTGA